Proteins co-encoded in one Desulfitobacterium hafniense DCB-2 genomic window:
- the katG gene encoding catalase/peroxidase HPI: MEEKKCPVTGHTQHTPTGGGTKNKDWWPNQLNLNILHQNSALGNPMDPDFNYAEEFQKLDLAAVKKDLSALMTDSQDWWPADYGHYGPLFIRMAWHSAGTYRLNDGRGGAGDGTQRFAPLNSWPDNVNLDKARRLLWPIKQKYGKKISWADLMVLAGNCALESMGFKTFGFAGGREDVWEPQEDIYWGSEGEWLGDQRYSGDRDLENPLAAVQMGLIYVNPEGPNGQPSVLASGRDVRDTFKRMAMNDEETVALVAGGHTFGKCHGAGPASHVGPEPEAAPLEEQGLGWKSTFRSGKGGDTIGSGIEGAWKPNPTTWDMGYLETLFKYDWDLVKSPAGAWQWVPTDPAAADTVQDAHDPAKRHAPMMTTADLSLRMDPIFGPIAKRFRDNPEEFADAFARAWFKLTHRDMGPRSRYLGPEVPEEELIWQDPVPPVDHELIDEQDIADLKAKLLASGLSVSQLVSTAWASASTFRGSDKRGGANGARIRLAPQKDWEINQPAQLAEVLAALEGIQTEFNSSQSGTKKVSLADLIVLGGAAAIEQAARNAGQTLVVPFTPGRTDATQEQTEIYSFAVMEPKADGFRNYLKGKSSAPAEEMLVDRAQLLTLTAPEMTVLLGGLRVLNANYGQSKHGVFTQRPETLTNDFFVNLLDMGTEWKAVSEEKALYEGRDRATGELKWTGTRVDLVFGSNSQLRALAEVYACSDSQDKFLQDFVSAWNKVMNADRFDLA, encoded by the coding sequence ATGGAAGAAAAGAAATGCCCCGTAACCGGCCATACCCAGCACACCCCTACTGGCGGTGGGACCAAGAACAAAGACTGGTGGCCAAATCAATTAAATCTCAACATTCTTCATCAAAACTCTGCTTTGGGCAATCCCATGGATCCGGACTTCAATTATGCTGAAGAATTTCAGAAACTTGACCTGGCAGCCGTAAAGAAAGATCTTTCTGCCTTAATGACCGATTCCCAGGATTGGTGGCCTGCCGATTACGGCCACTACGGGCCTCTCTTCATCCGGATGGCCTGGCACAGTGCGGGAACATACCGTTTGAACGACGGACGGGGCGGCGCCGGAGACGGAACCCAGCGCTTTGCTCCCCTCAACAGCTGGCCGGACAATGTAAATCTGGATAAGGCCCGCCGTTTGCTCTGGCCTATTAAACAGAAATATGGAAAAAAAATCTCCTGGGCCGATCTGATGGTCCTGGCCGGCAATTGTGCTTTGGAATCCATGGGCTTCAAGACCTTTGGCTTCGCCGGCGGCCGCGAGGATGTTTGGGAACCTCAGGAAGATATTTATTGGGGCTCTGAAGGAGAATGGCTGGGCGACCAGCGCTATTCCGGGGATCGGGATCTTGAGAACCCTCTCGCCGCAGTACAGATGGGCCTGATTTATGTTAACCCGGAAGGTCCCAATGGACAGCCCAGTGTCCTGGCTTCCGGCCGCGACGTGCGGGATACCTTTAAACGTATGGCTATGAATGATGAAGAGACTGTGGCCCTGGTGGCCGGCGGGCACACTTTCGGCAAATGCCATGGCGCCGGTCCTGCCTCCCATGTTGGTCCGGAGCCGGAAGCTGCTCCTCTGGAAGAACAGGGGCTGGGCTGGAAAAGCACCTTCCGCAGCGGCAAAGGTGGAGATACCATCGGCAGCGGCATCGAAGGGGCCTGGAAACCCAACCCCACCACCTGGGATATGGGTTATTTAGAGACCTTGTTCAAATACGACTGGGACCTGGTGAAAAGCCCCGCCGGAGCGTGGCAGTGGGTTCCCACTGACCCGGCTGCAGCAGATACGGTGCAGGATGCCCATGACCCTGCCAAGCGGCATGCGCCCATGATGACCACAGCAGACCTTTCCCTGCGGATGGACCCGATTTTTGGACCGATTGCCAAGCGATTCCGGGATAATCCTGAAGAGTTCGCCGACGCTTTCGCACGGGCCTGGTTCAAGCTGACTCATCGTGACATGGGACCCCGCTCCCGCTATTTGGGCCCGGAAGTTCCTGAAGAAGAACTGATTTGGCAGGACCCGGTACCTCCAGTGGATCATGAATTAATCGACGAACAGGATATCGCCGATCTCAAAGCTAAACTTCTGGCTTCCGGCCTTTCCGTCTCCCAGCTGGTCTCCACCGCCTGGGCTTCCGCTTCCACCTTCCGGGGTTCGGATAAACGGGGCGGCGCCAACGGAGCGCGGATCCGCCTGGCACCTCAGAAAGATTGGGAAATCAATCAACCGGCTCAGCTGGCCGAGGTATTGGCGGCACTGGAAGGGATCCAGACTGAGTTCAACAGCTCCCAATCCGGAACAAAGAAGGTTTCTCTGGCCGACTTAATCGTCCTGGGCGGTGCCGCCGCTATTGAGCAGGCTGCCAGGAACGCCGGCCAGACTCTGGTCGTTCCCTTTACGCCGGGCCGCACCGACGCTACTCAGGAGCAGACCGAGATCTATTCCTTCGCTGTTATGGAACCGAAAGCCGATGGTTTCCGCAACTACCTGAAAGGCAAATCTTCTGCACCAGCAGAGGAAATGCTGGTTGACCGGGCCCAACTGCTGACCCTGACCGCTCCGGAAATGACGGTTCTCCTCGGCGGCCTGCGGGTTTTGAATGCCAATTACGGCCAATCCAAGCACGGTGTCTTCACCCAACGTCCGGAAACTCTCACCAACGACTTCTTTGTTAATCTCCTCGACATGGGTACCGAATGGAAAGCCGTATCGGAAGAAAAGGCTCTCTATGAGGGCCGGGACCGGGCCACAGGCGAATTGAAATGGACCGGCACCCGGGTTGATCTGGTCTTCGGTTCCAACTCCCAACTGCGGGCCCTGGCGGAAGTCTACGCCTGCAGCGACTCTCAGGATAAATTCCTCCAGGATTTCGTATCCGCCTGGAATAAAGTAATGAATGCCGATCGCTTCGATCTGGCCTAA